A single genomic interval of Xyrauchen texanus isolate HMW12.3.18 chromosome 8, RBS_HiC_50CHRs, whole genome shotgun sequence harbors:
- the LOC127648246 gene encoding uncharacterized protein LOC127648246, protein MRLESFSGPNTRCKREPWAIKKAESQWIEKHKMATPSKPKTIDIEEDWPNVTHSDDEDETPQHQTEDDSNAMTPEQASVWTPKRPKRDFRNEVKELEERLKTKEKEIRRLRKLNFQMHEGLVDTITQAVKDAIQAAQSTPSHPVPTSNTHPVPTSNQAGEIKNKSVTDLMNPVALDHAQRCEGYKKLTRTLMDSIFSFEEMATCSVTGKKGVVGEKERALT, encoded by the exons ATGCGGCTGGAAAGCTTTTCCGGCCCAAATACTCGCTGTAAACG AGAGCCTTGGGCAATTAAAAAGGCCGAGTCTCAGTGGATAGAGAAGCACAAAATGGCGACTCCATCAAAACCAAAG ACTATAGATATTGAGGAAGATTGGCCTAACGTTACTCACTCCGATGACGAGGATGAGACTCCTCAACATCAG ACAGAGGATGACTCAAACGCCATGACTCCAGAGCAGGCTTCAGTCTGGACTCCAAAACGGCCAaag AGAGACTTCAGAAATGAGGTAAAGGAGCTTGAAGAGAGGCTAAAAACCAAGGAAAAGGAGATAAGGCGTTTGCGAAAATTAAACTTTCAAATGCATGAGG GACTTGTTGATACAATCACACAAGCGGTCAAAGATGCCATTCAGGCAGCTCAGTCAACCCCCAGCCACCCAGTACCCACGTCTAACACCCATCCAGTACCCACTTCTAACCAAGCAGGAGAGATAAAG AACAAGTCTGTGACTGACTTAATGAACCCAGTTGCTTTGGATCATGCTCAAAGATGTGAGGGTTACAAAAAGTTAACCAGAACTCTTATGGACTCCATCTTCTCTTTCGAAGAGATGGCAACATGCTCCGTCACTGGAAAAAAAGGGGTTGTTGGTGAAAAAGAAAGAGCCTTGACCTAG